The genome window GTATCGGTACAGTATGAGGCATGGGTGGGCACCATCTTGCTGATGTTGGTGATGGTGCTGGTTCCCATGATGACGGTCTACCCGGAGCTGATTGTAGTGGGCATCCTGCTTTGCGTTGCTTCGGTAGTGTCGCCCTTCCTGTGGGACAGAATCTTTTTGGGAGAACGCGGTATTACCCTGCCAAACCTCCTCATCTCGCTCGGTCTGGTCGTGGTACTGTTCAGACACCTCACGGGCAAGACGAGTCCGGTCAAACTGTGGCTTTCCCCTTCCTCCATAGCCATCATCGCGTTTCTCATACTGACGGTTCCTGTGGGGCTTTTATACCATTACCTGTTCCGAGGCTGGAGTATCCGCTCACAGCTGTCCGAAATGGAATACATGCTGGCGTGGCTCACGTTTTTTATTGCTATCGGGATTATGCGCACGGAGAGAGCCGTGCGTAACCTGCAGGTTGGTCTTCTCCTGGTAGCAGGTATTGGCGCTCTGGCCACGGTGCTGCAGGCTCTGCTGGGGCCAAGAGCACTGTTCTTCTTGAGACTGGCAGAATGGGACATTCCCTTACGCGACACAGAAGGGTTGTTGCGCGTCTTGCCTCCGGGACAGTATCTTGTCCTGGTCAGCCTGGTGATTAGTGCGCAGATGTCCACAGTCCGTGACGGGCCCCGACGGTGGGGATGGATTGTGCTCACAGCGCTTTATGGACTGGCGATACTCTTTACGCTCACCCGGCACTCGTGGTTCGGAGCATTGTTTGGTCTGGGGATCATCTGGTTGTTCGGAAGCAGTCGCACGAAAGTGAACCTGCTGCTCATTGCCTTCGTAACAGTGGCTGTAGTCGGCTCGCTAACCCTGTTTGCGCGCCCTGCTTGGGTAACCCAACCCACTGATATAGTAGCCAAGCTGCAAAGACGATTTATCAGCACGTTTACCGAACCGCCTAATCGCTACACATACGGCGTGCCCAGCTCCGTTGGGCAACGGATTTTCGAGATGCACTATATCATGGACAGACTTCCCGAGTCGCCGTGGTTCGGGCTTGGGTGGGGTACCAAACATCCTCTGCGCGTCACCAAAAGCCCGTATGTGGGCAGCACCTATGAAATGCGCACCTACATTCACAATTCGATACTGTGGATTCTCGGTAAGGGAGGCATTGTGGGGTTAGTGGGGCTATTGATCCTGCTCGTCACAGGGATGGTCCGGGGCTACATATTGTATAAGAGAACCTCTCCAAACGAAACCTATGTGCGCTCGTGGCTACTTGCTCTCTGGATAAGCTGGCTGATGCTTCTGCTCGCTGCGCAGTTTGAACCGGTATTCTGGACGAAGAACCGCCTGGTCGCTCCCGCCATGATACTTGCGCTGATGGAGGGGATATACTATTTCAGCACAAAGAACACACGGAATGCACAGACGGCTGAAGCCCAAACACGCTGAGGCGGTATCCTCGTTATTTGTGCTTGTTTTTATCCCTCCATCGGCATATCGCTTGACATCATTTGTCAACCATTCTAAAATAGAGCGGTAAGAAAACTAACGCGAACGGTATCGACTGCAGAAGCGTTTCATGCCAAATCTAAGAGGAGGGTCTTCGATGCGAAACGGTTTCAGCCATCGGCGAGCGTTCACGCTGATCGAACTGCTCGTCGTCATCGCGATTATCGCCATTCTGGCGGCGATCCTGTTCCCGGTGTTCTCGCAGGCGCGGGAAAAGGCACGCGCGACCTCGTGCTTGAGTAACACCAAACAGATTGCTCTGGCAGTGCACATGTATGCGCAGGACTACGACGAGACCTATGCGATGAACCTGTACTTTGTGGCACCCAACGTGTGGGTGAGCTTCTACGATGCGCATGTACCCTATGTGAAGAACGCCGACATCCTGCGCTGCCCGTCCGCCCCTATGGAAATCGACTGGCCCGGCATGATACAGGTGCTGACGGGTGGTGCGCTGACCACACCAGGCAACTTCCGCTACGCCTCCTACAACGGCAACTACGCGCTGTTCGAGGACGGCAACTGGGGTGCTCCACTGGGACAAAACACGGCTGTGGCACCTATTCGCATGGCGGAACTACAGTATCCCGCAGAAACCGGTGCTTTTTATGACGGCTGGCTGGATGTGCAGTTCTACAGCCCAATTGCGCCGCGCCACAGCGGGATGGTCAACTGCGCCTACGCGGATGGTCATGCCAAAGTGGTACGCGGTCGACGCAATCCGAACCCCACCGCTCCCAACGACCCCATTAAGGGGCGCAAGCGCGATGAGTGGTTGGTGGCGGGCGGACCCTACGGCGGCTCGTTCGAGATTTGGGGTATCGTGGTGAACCCCAACTGTAACCACGACCTGAGACGCGCCGGGCAGTGCAGTGATCCACCCCGCTCCCTGCGCTAGAGACTCGCTGAAGAAACGGACACGGGCACGGCTGCGTGCAGCCGTGCCTCTTTATTATTACCGGCTACGCTGCGATGGGCAGGCTGTCCTGTTCTAGACTTTCACGGTTCGCACGCCTGTACACGGCTGCGACAAAGGCATCTACTACTACCGGGTCAAACTGCTTTCCCCTCTGTCTCTGCAGCTCAGCCAGTGCCGACTGCCGGTCCATTCCCTTGCGGTAGGGTCGGTCGGTGGTCATTGCACTGAAGGCGTCCGCCACAGTCAGAATCCGCGCGAGCAAAGGAATCTCCTCGCCTGCCAGTCCATCGGGATAGCCGTTTCCGTCCCATCGCTCATGGTGCGAGCGGGCAAGCGGCGCTATCTTTTCCATGCCAGGCAAGGCAGACAACATGACCGCACCAAGCACTGTATGCTGCTTCATCGCCTCATACTCCTCGGCGGTCAATAACCCTGGCTTCATTAAAACCTCATCGGGAATGCCGATTTTGCCGACGTCGTGCAGTAGCCCACCCAAACGCAGCACGTGTTTCTGCTCTTCGGAAAGCCCCAGCTCTTCGGCAATCCACAGAGCATACTCGCTCACCTCTTCCGAGTGACGGCGCGTATAGTGGTCCTTGTTATCGATGGCGATGACCATCGCTTCCAGAGTGGAAAACGCCCCGTTTGCCTGAATCTGGTAGCGTGTGCGCCAGCCGGACTGCGAGTCCGCAACGCCAGAACCGTTTTGCCTTGCCGTGAGAAGCGCGCCCTCAGCCACAGACAGCAGCTCCTCTGCACTGGCAGCATCGCCCGGAAATTCCGCAACGCCGATGCTGGCAGTCACGGGGATCAGCTGCCCGTTCTCCAAATGTATCAGGGTCTCCTGACGTATCCTTTCCCGCAAGCGACGGGCAATTGCCATCGCCTGGCTCCGAGTGGTATCTGGAAGAACAATCAGGAACTCGTCCGCGTCGTACCTTCCCACCACCGCCCCCGGCGATAAGGATGCCTTCATACTTTGCCCAATCTGCCGCAGCAGCTCATCACCAGCGCGGTGTCCATGTGTGGCGTTAAACAGGGCGAAGCGGTCCAGGTCGAGGCGAATGAGTGAGAGAAGATGCTTCGAACGCGAGGCTTCGAGAATCTCCTGTTCGAGCGCTTCATATACTGCGTAGTGGTTCAGCAGCCCGGTGATGGCATCGCGGTGTCGATAGAGTTCCGAAACCTCCTTCAAGCGTGCTTGTAGGTAGTGATTTCGCCACCACATTGCCCAGGCCCACGCCCCCAGAAGCAGGCCGGGCGCGTTCATCACCGCCAGCGCCACGGCATTGGCATATTCACGCAGAAGCACCAGTGCTGCCCACAGACCTGCAGCCACGCCCAAGGGAAGGCACAGCACGCTCCACCTGCCTGCACCACACCAGGATACGTCTGGGGCAGTCTGATGGCGGGAACGGTGATACGGTATCATGACGGCAAACAGTGCCAAACACGGGGTGAAAAGCAATACTGCTAATGTTTCGCCTCGCCTGCCTATCAGGAAGTCAGGTGAAGTGAAAGCCAGGAATAACGGTAACAGCATGTAGACACTGCCAGCCAGTGCCGCCATTAAAATCATGAGAATCCTCCCTGACGATGTCGCCTGCCCTTCCGTAGGTCTGGCTTCAGGAGGTCGCCTCCGACAACCATTGAGGTTGTTCCACAGACCGCAAGGGTTTACGCAGGCAATTGTGTTGGGTTTCCCCTGTTACCGCTTGTTATGGTATAATGCTCGTGCTGTAGCAGACCGTTTTCACAGAGGGGAGCCCATGCGCTATCTGACTGTTCAGGATGTCATCTGGATAAACACCGCCGTCACCGGCCGTCCACAGCACTACGATTTTGACCGTTTAGAAAATGCAGTGTACAGTCAGTATTCATACGGGGACAGTCGTGATGCACTGAAACAGGCAGCGAGGATGTTTCGCCATCTTTTGCAGGACAAACCGTTCAGCGAGGGAAATGAGCTGACCGCCCTGGTGGCCACTCTCGCTTTCCTGCGCCTGAACGGGTATGCCCTGCAGGTAAATCCCGACGAGGTACAGGAGATTCTGGAACAGATATCGCGGGGACAGACAAGCCCGAAGGAGTTTATCCAGCAGAGGGCACAGCCGGTGGAAGCCGAAGCAGGTTCCCTGCGCCATGTGGCGGCTCAGATTTGTGCTTCCCTGCACCTGCCGATGAAGGCAGCACTGGCAGAAGTACATTAGTTTCTCCACAAAAGGCGGCACGACGGATATGCAACTGAAACAGGTACAGATTAGCCTGAACGCGCCCATAGGGCAGCTGGGCGAGGTGCGCAAGAGCCATGTGCTGCAGGCGCTGGGGGTGCCGTTCACTATTCAGCCCGCGCCCATTCCGGGCTTTGTGGCATATGTGGACCCGCTGCACCGGCGCAGTGTGATGCTGGCAGAACACCAGATTATCTTCATCCACGAAGGCGAGAACATCTCCCCTGACTTGCGCGACGCCGAACGCCTTCTGGTTCGCACCCGTGACGCCCTCCTGCTGGATGACCGATTCGTCGCAGGAATCCAGTGGATTGCACACCACGAGGCGGAAGGTGCTGCTACAGAACTGTCGGTCGAGCGTTTTCTGCGCCTCAGTGCTTCCGAAATTCGCGCCCTGTTCGAGCAGGGTTTGCGGGGCATCGGCTTGCGATTCACGTACGAATCACCACCATTCACGTGCGACTTGCGTATCGAGCCTTACTACGCGGATACCGCCCTCTTTTTCATTCAATTCAACGCGGCGCACCCTCAACCACTCTCGTTGGAGACCATTCTGCTTCGTGCGGCAGAGTTCGGTGATTACGTACGCGACGAGGCGGAAGAGGTGCTTGCCTCGCTGTTGCAGGGGTGAGAGAAATACCTTTGCGCTGGAAACAGGTGCTGGAAACTGTACTGCCTCTGGCACTGGCAGGGGTGGTGGTGCAGTTGAAAGACTTACTGCGCCAGGTGGCAGGCACCAACGTATCGGCGCTCCTGCTGGCGCTGGTCGTCATCGCCTTCCTGATACCCCAGCTGCGACGTTACACACTGGTGATGATATGCTTCGGTGTCTGCGTGTTCTCGTTGCAGCGCACATGGGAGGGCGTTCAGACGGTAGACTGGCGGGAGGCGGTTTGGACCGATTATGCCTTTATCATCATGTGGCTGGGCATCGCTTTGTTCAGCGGTGTGGCAGGCATCGGCGAGGTATGGTTTGAAAGCCCACGCTGGTCGCAACAGAGCTACCTCACGGCGGTTGTGCTGTATTTTCTCGGGCATGGTGGTTCCGCGTGGCTACAGGGCAAGCCGACGTTCGCCCTGTTTCTGATGCTGGTGGGAGTGGTGGCATTCGGCGGTGCATTGTGGGTGGGAAGCGGAAGCAGACCCCCTCTGCCCGAGACCTCGTCCCTCCGCACCCGTCGGCGCGTTCGCTGGATTCACCAGGACTCCCCATCGCAAGAATCGCGCAATCCCCCTGCGTAGCGCTCTGCTCAACGAGCTTGCTGAGACAGATGTTGCTTCAGCAGTGCAAATAATGTGCCGGTATGTACCACCCTGGCTCCCGGGTAGTTCTGCTCGATGGCACGCTTCAGTTGCAGATGGTGAGAAGGTGTCCACAGGATGGTGCGGAACAGCAGGAACTGAGGCTTCTCACCGGTGAGGCGGCTGCCCACGATATTCAGCGCACGCGGCATCTGCAACCCGCCGACGCCCGGCAGGTCATCACGCATGCGCAGGTAAGGCATTCCGCTGTGCATTCCCCGTTCGGGTATCTTCTGCGCCGCGATGCCGCCCGGAGAAAACCGAGCGTAAGCATCCAGTCCCTGCTCGTCCAGTCCGCGCGCGTTACCGTCGATGATAAACCCGGTGATACGGATATCCCAGCGGCTGTACTCCCGCTGGCAGTGCGTCTCCCATGCCTTCCAGCCATCCGGCAAGCCACTGTGAGGGCGGGGGCGGCTCAGGTAGCCCGGGTTCAGGTAACCCGCGCCCGAGTCGCCAGCGATGAAATAGTCGATGGGAGAAGCGTTGCATCGCACAAAGTGCATGCCCACCGGAAACCGATGCGCGAGATTGGGATTGAACGCCCACGCCAGCGGCACCTTGCCCCGTGCCGGGTCGCTCCACAGGCGGGGCACCATGCGATAGAACCATGCGCTGGAGTCGTAATCGCCCACATAAAACGCGATGAAGCTGTAGGGCGCAACCATGCCGTTGGAGAGCACGTAACCCTCGCGCTGCAGGTCGTCCAGGGTGGGATGAGGCTGAGTATATCGCTTTTGCAGAGGGTAATGCATGAAAAACGAGGCGTTCGCCATGGCACCGATGGCGGGAGCATCGGCATCCAGATAGGCATTAAAGCACGAAGCAATCTCGACAAATCGCCATTCCGATTCCACTGCCCCATGCGGTTCGCCCACCGCGTCGGTATACTTGAAATCCCACGGCACAAAGCCGCCGATATGGGTCATGCCTCCGCCGGTGAGGTCACAGGACGCCATCAGTACCGCCTTCAGTGTGCGGTTATCCGCGCCCAGCGGCTGTTCTGGGTCGTCGGATGGCTTCACGTCCTCCCAGGGCGACAGGTCAAAGAAGAACCCCTTGCGAGCGATGAAGTAGTCGTGGTTGCACAGCATGGTGCGCTCGATGGGCAGTTGCACCCTGCCCGTGAGCCAGTTCGCGTCGCTATAGTAGCCAAGTATCCCCGGCGCACATTTTCCCTTGCGCAGATAGGTGCCCACCGCCCACATCAGCGCATCGCACTTCGGGCTGCCGGTGCTGGGCAAAGCCAGGGGCCCCAGACTGCCCTTGCCGGTGAAAAGCGGGCTGCCGTCCTTCCTCAATAACGAAAGACGCACGGGTAGCCCACCCCTGCCCTGAGTCAAACGGGTGTAGAGGGAACCGGCATCGGGGTCATAGCGTACCGGCAACAGGTTATCCACTCCGGAGGCGGTCGAGGCTACCAGCGCGGTAGCGGGCACGCGCTCATCCCACACAACCAACCCATTCAACGACCGTCGGAATCGCTGCACCAGTTCCAGCACGTCGGTAACCTTTTCTATCTTTGCACGGTCAAGCCATTCGCCCTGTTTGCGCAGGTGTTCGAGCCAGTAGAGGTCAGTGCCTCCCCGCCCATCGTCTCCCACCAAGAGCACGTAGAGGCGGGGCTGACGACGATTGACGATGCCCTGCAGGGCGGTTACGAGATGCAGCTCGTCCCACGCCCGGCGTCGCTGGCGTAAATCGGAGAAGTCTATACGATGCAGATGCGTCAGGTCATACAGTACGATGGTTCCCGCAAACTCTCCGGAGGTCATCGCAGTTTCTTTCTCTTTTTCGAGGACGGGATGTGCAGTCGGACACGATACTTCGAGATGGTTCTGCGAGTTGTCCTGATACCCCAGCGTTGATACAGAATGGCGGCTATCTCCTCGTCGTTATATGGGTGTTCGGGGTCTTCGGAGTGTATCACTTCCTGTATCGCCTGCTGGATGCTCAGAGCAGGTGTGAAGAAGTCGGAGAAGGGAACGAGGTCGCCGTTCGGAATTTGCACCCATTTGTTGGATATCGCCCGGCTGACGGTGGACTCATGAATGCCCAGTTGCTCGGCTATCTGTGTGCGCGTGAGGGGCTTGAGAAATGTGTAGGAGCCGGTTTCGATGAACCCCAGCTGCTGGTCAATGACCGCGCGCGTCACACGCAGTAAAGTGCGATACCGCATTTCGAGGATTTTCAGAAACTTATCGGCACGCTCTACGTATTCCTCCACCTGTTTGACGACTTCCTCCGGATATTCCGAAGGGTTCCGTTTGATTTTCTCATACTGCTCACGCCACTGTGGGCTCACAATCAGAATCCACCGGGGGCGAACGAGCTCCACTTCAAAACCTTCCGGGCTGCGCCGGATGACCACATCGGGTTTTATAATGTCACGGTAAGAGGACGACGAGACTGCATGAGGTGCCCGGAACCGATTCGCCGGGAAAGGGTGCAATGCTTCCCTGATGTATTTGAGCGCATCCTGTACCTCCTCCGGATTCACCTTGAGTTCACGCGCGATTCGGCGGACGGGGGGTTTGAGCAGTCGGTGGAAGTACCTCTCCACAATCAGCTCTGCCAGCGGGTTGCCCTGCCCCTGTTCGCGCAGGTAGCGCAGTTGCAAAAGCATACACTCCTGATGAGAACGCGCTCCAATACCCGGCGGGTCGAGCGATTGCACCGCTTGTAAAACCTCTTCAATCTCTTCAGGGGTAGCCCCTGTCTCCAGCGATGCGCGATCCATGCTGAAATTGGAGAGCAGCCCGTGCTCGTCGAGATTATCCAGAATGTATTCGGCAATGGCGTATTGACGCTCTGACAACTGAGCGTGAAGCTCACGGCTGAGATATTCACGCAGGGTGAGGCTGCCATCGGGAGCATTGCTGATGGGGTCCATCTCAGGCTCTGGCGCGTCGTCAGCTTCGGCATCGTAAACGCGCTCGAAACGGTTAATCCTCAGAGATGAGCGGCGATAGTCGGCATCCTCGGATACAGTATCGATCCTTTCGAGCGCAGGATTCTCCACCAGCTCTTCCTCGATGGCGCTTTCCAGTTCCACGCTGTTGCACTGCAATAAACGGGCTGCCTGAATAACCTTCTGATCGACTCGTACCTCGATAGTCTGCTGTTGCTTCGGTGCTATCATCACAACCGCCTGCCTTTCGCCTCGTGCTACTGTTGCTGCCTCCTGCCATCCTGGGCTGCGTACCTGCCCGACAGCACACAGAGGGTAGAGTACGACTCTATCATATCTCTTTTCGAGCGACGATGTCAAACACCTTTTTCGGTGGGTGTTCCGCAAATCCGCTTCGATGCAGGATGTCGCCGCCTTCGGTTTCGCAAAGCTCAGGATCGAGCCTGCGCCTGCAATAAAGGGGTCCACCAGGTACACCCATTTCCCCTACAGGTACTTTCCATGTTTTGCGGGGTGAATCCTCATTCTGCGTGGCGTACGTGTGCCCCGTATTGGCGTGCCAAAGCGCGAAGCCATGGGGGTGTCACCAGGGTGGTAACCATCACCAGTATTAGCACGGCGGTATACACGGTGATGTCGAACACCTTCTGCTGTAGCCCAATGGTGGCGAAGATAAGTCCTACCTCTCCGCGCGGCACCATTCCCACCCCCACGAGCCAGGGGCGCATGCGGGTACGCCATACCGCGAGCCCGGATGCGAGCTTGCCCAGAATCGCCACCACAATCAGCAGGGCTGCCAGTCCAACGACAGACAAGCCAGCAGGAGTGGTGACATCAATCGCGCGCAGGTTCATCTGCGCCCCCATCATGACAAAGAAGATGGGCACCAGCATATCGGCTATCGCGCTGGCGCGTTCGGTGATGCGGATGCGGTGCTCGGTGCG of Bacillota bacterium contains these proteins:
- a CDS encoding O-antigen ligase family protein codes for the protein MTGIPRVVAQSYYRVVSGYYRLAESIQDYFNLSRRLNLLIFAIALLGSIGIAVSVQYEAWVGTILLMLVMVLVPMMTVYPELIVVGILLCVASVVSPFLWDRIFLGERGITLPNLLISLGLVVVLFRHLTGKTSPVKLWLSPSSIAIIAFLILTVPVGLLYHYLFRGWSIRSQLSEMEYMLAWLTFFIAIGIMRTERAVRNLQVGLLLVAGIGALATVLQALLGPRALFFLRLAEWDIPLRDTEGLLRVLPPGQYLVLVSLVISAQMSTVRDGPRRWGWIVLTALYGLAILFTLTRHSWFGALFGLGIIWLFGSSRTKVNLLLIAFVTVAVVGSLTLFARPAWVTQPTDIVAKLQRRFISTFTEPPNRYTYGVPSSVGQRIFEMHYIMDRLPESPWFGLGWGTKHPLRVTKSPYVGSTYEMRTYIHNSILWILGKGGIVGLVGLLILLVTGMVRGYILYKRTSPNETYVRSWLLALWISWLMLLLAAQFEPVFWTKNRLVAPAMILALMEGIYYFSTKNTRNAQTAEAQTR
- a CDS encoding type II toxin-antitoxin system death-on-curing family toxin, with protein sequence MRYLTVQDVIWINTAVTGRPQHYDFDRLENAVYSQYSYGDSRDALKQAARMFRHLLQDKPFSEGNELTALVATLAFLRLNGYALQVNPDEVQEILEQISRGQTSPKEFIQQRAQPVEAEAGSLRHVAAQICASLHLPMKAALAEVH
- a CDS encoding diguanylate cyclase; this encodes MILMAALAGSVYMLLPLFLAFTSPDFLIGRRGETLAVLLFTPCLALFAVMIPYHRSRHQTAPDVSWCGAGRWSVLCLPLGVAAGLWAALVLLREYANAVALAVMNAPGLLLGAWAWAMWWRNHYLQARLKEVSELYRHRDAITGLLNHYAVYEALEQEILEASRSKHLLSLIRLDLDRFALFNATHGHRAGDELLRQIGQSMKASLSPGAVVGRYDADEFLIVLPDTTRSQAMAIARRLRERIRQETLIHLENGQLIPVTASIGVAEFPGDAASAEELLSVAEGALLTARQNGSGVADSQSGWRTRYQIQANGAFSTLEAMVIAIDNKDHYTRRHSEEVSEYALWIAEELGLSEEQKHVLRLGGLLHDVGKIGIPDEVLMKPGLLTAEEYEAMKQHTVLGAVMLSALPGMEKIAPLARSHHERWDGNGYPDGLAGEEIPLLARILTVADAFSAMTTDRPYRKGMDRQSALAELQRQRGKQFDPVVVDAFVAAVYRRANRESLEQDSLPIAA
- a CDS encoding DUF1559 domain-containing protein; this encodes MRNGFSHRRAFTLIELLVVIAIIAILAAILFPVFSQAREKARATSCLSNTKQIALAVHMYAQDYDETYAMNLYFVAPNVWVSFYDAHVPYVKNADILRCPSAPMEIDWPGMIQVLTGGALTTPGNFRYASYNGNYALFEDGNWGAPLGQNTAVAPIRMAELQYPAETGAFYDGWLDVQFYSPIAPRHSGMVNCAYADGHAKVVRGRRNPNPTAPNDPIKGRKRDEWLVAGGPYGGSFEIWGIVVNPNCNHDLRRAGQCSDPPRSLR
- the rpoN gene encoding RNA polymerase factor sigma-54; the encoded protein is MIAPKQQQTIEVRVDQKVIQAARLLQCNSVELESAIEEELVENPALERIDTVSEDADYRRSSLRINRFERVYDAEADDAPEPEMDPISNAPDGSLTLREYLSRELHAQLSERQYAIAEYILDNLDEHGLLSNFSMDRASLETGATPEEIEEVLQAVQSLDPPGIGARSHQECMLLQLRYLREQGQGNPLAELIVERYFHRLLKPPVRRIARELKVNPEEVQDALKYIREALHPFPANRFRAPHAVSSSSYRDIIKPDVVIRRSPEGFEVELVRPRWILIVSPQWREQYEKIKRNPSEYPEEVVKQVEEYVERADKFLKILEMRYRTLLRVTRAVIDQQLGFIETGSYTFLKPLTRTQIAEQLGIHESTVSRAISNKWVQIPNGDLVPFSDFFTPALSIQQAIQEVIHSEDPEHPYNDEEIAAILYQRWGIRTTRRTISKYRVRLHIPSSKKRKKLR